A stretch of Amycolatopsis balhimycina FH 1894 DNA encodes these proteins:
- a CDS encoding DNA polymerase IV: protein MKWVLHVDLDQFIAAVEVARHPELRGRPVVVGGNGDPTERAVVATASYEAREFGVQSGMPLRIAAKRCPDAVFLPSDPDAYLEVSARVMAAVRELPVVVEVLGWDEAFVGAETSDPEALAVSIKEAVARETGLSSAVGIGDNKLRAKLATGFGKPGGIFRLTQENWWDVMAARPTDALWGIGGKTAKKLAEAGIHTVLDLAGADPAALAARFGPKTGPWLRLLGGGISDADVSATPYVARSRSRETTFQRDLTDPAEMAAEVSALAKRVAQDVLEEGRPAARVAVKVRFVPFLTHTHSVTLPEPTSDATEIGRAAQEVLGMFELTRAVRLLGVRAEFPRED, encoded by the coding sequence GTGAAGTGGGTCCTGCACGTCGACCTCGACCAGTTCATCGCCGCGGTCGAGGTCGCCCGCCACCCGGAGCTGCGCGGGCGGCCCGTCGTGGTCGGCGGCAACGGCGACCCGACCGAGCGCGCCGTGGTCGCGACCGCGTCGTACGAGGCCCGCGAGTTCGGCGTCCAGTCCGGCATGCCGCTGCGGATCGCCGCCAAACGCTGCCCGGACGCCGTTTTCCTGCCCAGTGACCCGGACGCCTACCTCGAGGTGTCGGCGCGGGTGATGGCGGCGGTGCGGGAGCTGCCGGTCGTGGTCGAGGTCCTGGGCTGGGACGAGGCGTTCGTCGGCGCCGAGACGTCCGACCCCGAGGCGCTGGCGGTGTCGATCAAGGAGGCGGTGGCGCGCGAGACGGGCCTGTCGTCCGCGGTCGGCATCGGCGACAACAAGCTGCGGGCCAAGCTCGCCACCGGGTTCGGGAAGCCGGGCGGGATCTTCCGCCTGACGCAGGAGAACTGGTGGGACGTGATGGCCGCGCGCCCGACCGACGCGCTGTGGGGCATCGGCGGCAAGACGGCGAAGAAGCTCGCCGAAGCGGGCATCCACACCGTCCTCGACCTGGCCGGCGCGGACCCGGCGGCGCTCGCCGCGCGGTTCGGCCCGAAGACCGGCCCGTGGCTGCGCCTGCTCGGCGGCGGCATCAGCGACGCCGACGTCAGCGCGACACCGTACGTGGCCCGGTCCCGCAGCCGCGAAACGACGTTCCAGCGTGATCTCACGGACCCGGCCGAGATGGCGGCGGAGGTCTCGGCGCTGGCGAAGCGCGTCGCCCAGGACGTCCTCGAGGAGGGCAGGCCGGCGGCGCGGGTCGCGGTCAAGGTCCGGTTCGTGCCGTTCCTGACCCACACGCACAGCGTCACCCTGCCCGAGCCGACGTCGGACGCCACCGAGATCGGCCGCGCGGCCCAGGAGGTGCTCGGCATGTTCGAGCTGACCCGCGCCGTGCGGCTCCTGGGCGTGCGGGCGGAATTCCCGCGCGAGGACTAG
- a CDS encoding cobalamin-independent methionine synthase II family protein, whose product MTLPTEPIGSIPRPDYLLDGLGEFAAGRIDAAELAGLESRALADTLSRFEETGSPVLTDGEQGKPSFATYPLAGLDALAPDGVVIPFADGHTRQLPRLTAGPFRYATRADSYLTRAKALTDKPVKQAVIAASALSLIYPGDGIDGYPRERFVADLVDEAEADIRGSLEAGADSVQLDFTEGRLSLKLDPSGGLLRQFVDLNNAVLDRFTAEEREKIGVHTCPGGDQDSVHSLDVDYAGLLPALFDLRAGRFYVQLASEGDPERTLGLIADHLKAGQRVFIGVTDPIDPRVETPEEVRDRVLAAARIVPPDRLGTCDDCGFSPFADDTSTSRDVAFAKIKARVEGTRLASEKLG is encoded by the coding sequence ATGACCCTGCCCACCGAACCGATCGGCAGCATCCCGCGGCCGGACTACCTCCTCGACGGCCTCGGCGAGTTCGCCGCGGGGCGGATCGACGCCGCGGAGCTCGCCGGGCTGGAGAGCCGGGCGCTCGCCGACACGCTGAGCCGGTTCGAGGAGACCGGCTCGCCCGTGCTGACCGACGGCGAGCAGGGCAAGCCGAGCTTCGCGACGTACCCGCTGGCCGGGCTGGACGCGCTCGCCCCGGACGGGGTCGTCATCCCGTTCGCCGACGGGCACACCCGGCAGCTGCCGCGGCTCACCGCGGGCCCGTTCCGCTACGCGACCCGCGCGGATTCGTACCTGACGCGGGCGAAGGCGCTCACGGACAAACCGGTCAAGCAGGCGGTGATCGCCGCGTCGGCCCTCTCGCTGATCTACCCGGGCGACGGCATCGACGGGTACCCGCGCGAGCGGTTCGTCGCCGACCTGGTCGACGAGGCCGAAGCGGACATCCGGGGCAGCCTCGAAGCGGGCGCGGACAGCGTGCAGCTCGACTTCACCGAGGGACGCCTCTCGCTGAAGCTCGACCCGTCCGGCGGGTTGCTGCGGCAGTTCGTCGACCTCAACAACGCCGTGCTGGACCGGTTCACGGCCGAGGAGCGCGAGAAGATCGGCGTCCACACCTGCCCAGGCGGCGACCAGGACTCCGTGCACAGCCTCGACGTCGACTACGCGGGCCTGCTGCCGGCGCTGTTCGACCTGCGGGCCGGGCGGTTCTACGTCCAGCTGGCCAGTGAAGGCGACCCGGAGCGGACGCTCGGGCTGATCGCGGACCACCTCAAAGCGGGCCAGCGGGTGTTCATCGGCGTCACCGACCCGATCGACCCGCGGGTGGAGACCCCGGAAGAAGTCCGCGACCGCGTCCTGGCCGCGGCGCGGATCGTGCCTCCCGACCGGCTCGGCACCTGCGACGACTGCGGGTTCTCGCCGTTCGCCGACGACACGTCGACCTCGCGCGACGTCGCGTTCGCGAAGATCAAGGCCCGGGTCGAAGGCACCCGGCTGGCGTCCGAAAAGCTGGGCTGA
- the cmtR gene encoding Cd(II)/Pb(II)-sensing metalloregulatory transcriptional regulator CmtR, whose protein sequence is MVTCETRESALARVGRALSDPTRCRILTALLEGPAYPGRLAAELGLSRSNVSNHLSCLRGCGLVVAGYEGRQVRYEIADAHLARALRELVQVVLAVEPREDCDEEPVGTR, encoded by the coding sequence ATGGTGACCTGTGAGACGCGTGAGTCGGCGCTGGCTCGCGTCGGGCGCGCCCTGTCCGATCCGACCCGCTGCCGGATCCTGACCGCGCTGCTCGAGGGCCCGGCCTATCCCGGACGCCTGGCCGCGGAACTCGGGCTGAGCCGGTCCAACGTCTCGAACCACCTGTCGTGCCTGCGTGGCTGCGGGCTCGTCGTGGCGGGCTACGAAGGCCGTCAGGTGCGGTACGAGATCGCCGACGCGCACCTGGCCCGAGCCCTGCGCGAACTCGTCCAGGTTGTCCTGGCGGTCGAACCACGCGAAGACTGCGACGAAGAGCCGGTGGGGACGCGATGA
- a CDS encoding GNAT family N-acetyltransferase yields MITIRAALADDEAVLAKLDERTWTPAVSPAPPPPPGTPFFDDGTHPGDVLVAEHDGAVAGYVRLGEGFPIPAHRHVRVIGGLAVDPDRRRLGIARQLVDAAVAEARRRGARKVTLRVLGHNTGARRVYEQCGFVVEGVLRAEFRIDGHDVDDVLMARPLA; encoded by the coding sequence GTGATCACCATCCGGGCGGCCCTCGCCGACGACGAGGCCGTCCTGGCGAAGCTCGACGAGCGCACCTGGACCCCGGCGGTGTCCCCCGCTCCCCCGCCGCCGCCCGGCACCCCGTTCTTCGACGACGGCACCCACCCCGGGGACGTCCTCGTCGCGGAGCACGACGGCGCGGTCGCCGGCTACGTCCGCCTCGGCGAGGGCTTCCCGATCCCGGCCCACCGGCACGTGCGGGTGATCGGCGGGCTCGCCGTCGACCCGGACCGGCGCCGGCTCGGCATCGCGCGGCAGCTCGTCGACGCCGCCGTGGCCGAAGCGCGGCGGCGCGGCGCGCGCAAGGTGACGCTGCGCGTGCTGGGTCACAACACCGGCGCGCGCCGGGTCTATGAGCAGTGCGGATTCGTCGTCGAAGGCGTGCTGCGGGCCGAATTCCGCATCGACGGCCACGACGTCGACGACGTTCTCATGGCTCGCCCGCTCGCTTGA
- the ahcY gene encoding adenosylhomocysteinase → MSDKLQTRNGLDFAVADLALAGAGRTQLRLAEHEMPGLMAIRREYAAAQPLKGARIAGSLHMTVQTAVLIETLVALGAQVRWVSCNIFSTQDEAAAAVVVGPEGTVDAPAGTPVFAWKGETLEEYWWCTDRLFAFPGGQAPNMILDDGGDATLLVHKGVEFEAAGAVPQPSEEDPEEYRIVLETLRASLAADGDRFTRMAKEIRGVTEETTNGVKRLYKLAKDGELLFPAMNVNDSVTKSKFDNKYGIRHSLVDGLNRATDVMIGGKRVVVCGYGDVGKGAVEALRGQGARVSVTEIDPICALQAAMDGLDVVELDDVVATADIFITTTGNFGIISADQMNRMKHNAIVANVGHFDNEIDMAGLAKLPGIVKTEIKPQVHEWTFTDGHAIIVLSEGRLMNLGNATGHPSFVMSNSFTNQAIAQIELFAKPGEYATDVHRLPKHLDEKVARLHLDALGLKLTKLTKAQADYIGVDVEGPYKLDHYRY, encoded by the coding sequence ATGAGTGACAAACTGCAGACCCGCAATGGCCTCGACTTCGCCGTCGCCGACCTCGCGCTGGCCGGCGCCGGCCGCACCCAGCTGAGGCTGGCCGAGCACGAGATGCCCGGCCTGATGGCCATCCGCCGCGAGTACGCCGCGGCCCAGCCGCTGAAGGGCGCCCGCATCGCCGGGTCGCTGCACATGACCGTCCAGACCGCGGTGCTCATCGAGACCCTGGTGGCGCTCGGCGCGCAGGTGCGCTGGGTGTCCTGCAACATCTTCTCCACCCAGGACGAGGCCGCCGCCGCGGTCGTCGTCGGCCCGGAGGGCACCGTCGATGCCCCGGCGGGCACGCCGGTGTTCGCGTGGAAGGGCGAGACGCTCGAAGAGTACTGGTGGTGCACCGACCGGCTGTTCGCCTTCCCCGGCGGGCAGGCGCCGAACATGATCCTCGACGACGGCGGCGACGCCACCCTGCTCGTCCACAAGGGAGTCGAGTTCGAAGCGGCCGGCGCGGTGCCGCAACCGTCCGAAGAGGACCCCGAGGAGTACCGGATCGTCCTCGAAACCCTGCGCGCGAGCCTGGCCGCCGACGGCGACCGCTTCACCCGCATGGCCAAGGAGATCCGCGGCGTCACCGAGGAGACGACCAACGGCGTCAAGCGGCTCTACAAGCTCGCCAAGGACGGCGAGCTGCTCTTCCCCGCGATGAACGTCAACGACTCCGTGACGAAGTCCAAGTTCGACAACAAGTACGGCATCCGGCACTCCCTTGTGGACGGACTGAACCGGGCCACCGACGTGATGATCGGCGGCAAGCGCGTGGTCGTCTGCGGCTACGGCGACGTCGGCAAGGGTGCGGTCGAGGCGCTGCGCGGCCAGGGCGCCCGGGTCTCGGTCACCGAAATCGACCCGATCTGCGCGCTGCAGGCGGCGATGGACGGGCTCGACGTCGTCGAACTCGACGACGTGGTGGCCACCGCCGACATCTTCATCACCACCACCGGGAACTTCGGCATCATCTCCGCGGACCAGATGAACCGCATGAAGCACAACGCCATCGTCGCCAACGTCGGGCACTTCGACAACGAGATCGACATGGCCGGCCTGGCGAAGCTGCCGGGCATCGTGAAGACGGAGATCAAGCCGCAGGTGCACGAGTGGACGTTCACGGACGGCCACGCGATCATCGTGCTCTCCGAGGGTCGGCTGATGAACCTCGGCAACGCGACCGGGCACCCGTCGTTCGTGATGTCGAACTCCTTCACCAACCAGGCCATCGCGCAGATCGAGCTGTTCGCCAAGCCGGGCGAGTACGCCACCGACGTCCACCGGCTGCCGAAGCACCTCGACGAGAAGGTGGCCCGGCTGCACCTCGACGCCCTGGGTTTGAAACTCACCAAGCTCACGAAGGCGCAGGCGGATTACATCGGCGTCGACGTCGAGGGTCCGTACAAGCTCGATCACTATCGGTACTGA
- a CDS encoding cation transporter, with protein sequence MKPEPATETCAGGCCAPPVAAPDRRAVLVRRVRLLVAATITYNVVEAVVALTAGAAASSGALIGFGLDSVIEVASAVAVAWQFSGADPEARERRALKAIAISFFALAIYVTGEAVSTFFTGAAAESSRTGIVLAAISLVVMPVLSAAQRRAGRELGSASAVADSRQTLLCTYLSAVLLAGLLLNALAGWWWADPAVALAIAAVAVNEGRTAWRGQHCC encoded by the coding sequence ATGAAGCCGGAACCGGCCACGGAGACGTGTGCCGGCGGCTGCTGCGCGCCGCCGGTGGCGGCGCCGGACCGCCGGGCGGTCCTGGTGCGCCGCGTCCGCTTGCTGGTGGCGGCGACCATCACCTACAACGTCGTCGAGGCCGTCGTCGCGCTGACCGCCGGAGCCGCGGCTTCGTCCGGTGCCCTGATCGGCTTCGGGCTCGATTCGGTGATCGAAGTCGCTTCGGCGGTCGCGGTCGCGTGGCAGTTTTCGGGTGCCGACCCGGAAGCCCGCGAACGGCGGGCGCTGAAGGCGATCGCGATTTCCTTTTTCGCTCTCGCGATTTACGTGACGGGCGAAGCCGTCAGTACGTTTTTCACCGGCGCGGCGGCGGAAAGTTCCCGGACCGGAATCGTGCTCGCGGCCATTTCGCTCGTGGTGATGCCGGTGCTCTCCGCCGCGCAGCGCCGGGCCGGGCGGGAGCTCGGCTCCGCCAGCGCGGTTGCGGATTCGCGGCAGACCTTGCTCTGCACTTACCTTTCCGCGGTCCTGCTGGCGGGGTTGCTGCTCAACGCCCTGGCCGGCTGGTGGTGGGCGGACCCGGCCGTCGCACTGGCGATCGCCGCCGTGGCGGTGAACGAAGGCCGCACGGCCTGGCGTGGCCAGCACTGCTGCTGA
- a CDS encoding AurF N-oxygenase family protein, with protein sequence MSVENRDVTAARLLKSSAKNSYDPYVDVDWDAPLAEGKAYMPLERVSLYGTGLWAKLTPEQRIELSKHEIASIMSVGLWFEIILMHLLARYVFDLDARTEHAQYALTEIGDETRHSVMFARTAERLGVPRYGVPKVVHRAAKVFGATAAGPSMFASVLVAEETTDRLQRAMMDDDGIQPLIRSVNRIHVVEEARHVRFAKEEVLRETPKLSKAALRRHRLRTALVAYGVVDSMVDPRIYRSVGIDPREGRAAALANPHFHETRRWMAAKIVPFLRDAGLIGGHSEGLWRRAHLL encoded by the coding sequence ATGAGCGTCGAGAACCGGGACGTCACCGCGGCCCGTCTGCTCAAGAGCTCCGCGAAGAACTCCTACGACCCGTACGTCGACGTCGACTGGGACGCGCCGCTCGCCGAGGGCAAGGCGTACATGCCACTGGAGCGCGTGTCGCTCTACGGCACCGGCCTGTGGGCGAAGCTGACGCCCGAGCAGCGGATCGAGCTGTCCAAGCACGAGATCGCCAGCATCATGAGCGTCGGCCTGTGGTTCGAGATCATCCTGATGCACCTGCTCGCGCGGTACGTCTTCGACCTCGACGCGCGCACCGAGCACGCGCAGTACGCGCTCACCGAGATCGGCGACGAGACCCGGCACTCGGTGATGTTCGCCCGCACCGCCGAGCGCCTCGGCGTCCCGCGCTACGGCGTCCCGAAGGTCGTGCACCGCGCCGCGAAGGTGTTCGGCGCGACCGCCGCCGGGCCGTCGATGTTCGCGAGCGTGCTCGTCGCCGAGGAGACCACCGACCGGCTGCAGCGGGCGATGATGGACGACGACGGCATCCAGCCGCTGATCCGCTCGGTCAACCGCATCCACGTCGTCGAGGAGGCCCGGCACGTCCGGTTCGCCAAGGAGGAAGTGCTGCGGGAGACGCCGAAGCTGTCGAAGGCGGCGCTGCGGCGGCACCGGCTGCGGACCGCGCTCGTCGCCTACGGTGTCGTCGACAGCATGGTCGACCCGCGGATCTACCGCAGTGTCGGGATCGACCCGCGCGAGGGCCGGGCCGCGGCGCTCGCGAACCCGCACTTCCACGAGACGCGCCGCTGGATGGCCGCGAAGATCGTGCCGTTCCTGCGCGACGCGGGACTGATCGGCGGCCACTCCGAAGGCCTCTGGCGGCGCGCACACCTGCTCTGA
- a CDS encoding TetR/AcrR family transcriptional regulator: MTKVDGRAARWAGQQERRRAEFVDAALAAIAEHGPDVSTEQIAERAGVARTRLYRHFDGAPDLQRAIARRAAELVTAELEPLWHPEGSPNEMIAAAISTHLRWLTEHAQLHRYLVRTLPATPEGAADVRGTIARHLSGLFTGYLTAFGLDPAPADTIAFGLVGYVESATTRWLDHPGALTLAQLTAQLTGTIWAMLDHTLRAGGVELDPDRPLPLPDGL, from the coding sequence GTGACCAAGGTCGACGGACGGGCGGCGCGCTGGGCGGGCCAGCAGGAGCGGCGGCGCGCGGAGTTCGTCGACGCGGCCCTGGCGGCGATCGCCGAACACGGCCCGGACGTCTCGACCGAGCAGATCGCCGAGCGCGCCGGTGTGGCCCGCACCCGCCTGTACCGGCACTTCGACGGCGCGCCGGACCTCCAGCGGGCGATCGCCCGGCGCGCGGCCGAACTGGTGACCGCCGAGCTGGAGCCGTTGTGGCACCCCGAAGGCTCCCCGAACGAGATGATCGCGGCGGCGATCTCGACGCACCTGCGCTGGCTGACCGAGCACGCCCAGCTGCACCGCTACCTCGTCCGGACGCTGCCGGCCACCCCCGAGGGCGCCGCGGACGTCCGCGGCACCATCGCGCGGCACCTCAGCGGGCTGTTCACCGGCTACCTGACGGCGTTCGGCCTCGACCCGGCGCCGGCGGACACGATCGCCTTCGGCCTGGTCGGCTACGTCGAGTCGGCGACGACCCGCTGGCTCGACCACCCCGGCGCGCTCACCCTGGCCCAGCTGACGGCCCAGCTGACGGGCACGATCTGGGCGATGCTGGACCACACGCTGCGGGCGGGCGGGGTGGAACTGGACCCGGACCGGCCGTTGCCGCTGCCGGACGGGCTCTGA
- a CDS encoding DUF3040 domain-containing protein yields the protein MLSHHDRTELEKIERSLELSDPDLALALRDGRRPKSRAFRSAVLIFFDVIAVTLLVLGLVLPDPGVTLCGIIALTGTVWTHVARHRI from the coding sequence ATGCTCAGTCACCACGATCGCACCGAGCTCGAGAAGATCGAGCGCAGCCTCGAGCTCAGTGACCCTGATCTGGCCCTCGCGCTGCGCGACGGCAGGCGCCCGAAGTCGCGCGCGTTCCGGAGCGCCGTCCTGATCTTCTTCGACGTCATCGCCGTGACGCTCCTGGTCCTCGGGCTGGTCCTGCCCGATCCCGGCGTCACGCTCTGCGGGATCATCGCCCTCACCGGCACGGTCTGGACCCACGTGGCGCGGCACCGGATCTGA
- a CDS encoding G1 family glutamic endopeptidase, which translates to MKFRRLLPLAAVAAAAVVLGAGAAAPASAASTPLGYAGAAQHTGLSPSVAGPLVNATSRNWAGYAITSLSSPTATFTHVHGSWTQRAITCPAPDAWAIFWVGFDGWTNGTVEQGGSSARCVNSTPVYQLWWEMFPTNAIQPVLTINAGDSVSADVTYNAATAQYTITVADATQHTSFTTTQTCAANLVCSRSSADWIVEAVGRFGTGNFFPLANYGQALMNNSVATDNAGHSGSMTSNSTWQRTRIQEQDATTTYATTGNTSTNGQNFAVTWAHQ; encoded by the coding sequence ATGAAGTTTCGACGGCTCCTGCCGCTCGCCGCTGTCGCGGCTGCGGCGGTCGTGCTCGGCGCCGGGGCCGCAGCGCCCGCGAGCGCCGCGAGCACACCCCTCGGGTACGCCGGCGCGGCCCAGCACACCGGTCTCTCCCCCTCGGTCGCAGGTCCGCTGGTCAACGCGACCTCGCGGAACTGGGCCGGCTACGCCATCACCTCGTTGTCCTCGCCCACCGCCACCTTCACCCACGTGCACGGGTCGTGGACGCAGCGCGCGATCACCTGCCCGGCGCCGGACGCCTGGGCGATTTTCTGGGTCGGCTTCGACGGGTGGACCAACGGCACGGTCGAGCAGGGCGGCAGCTCGGCCCGGTGCGTCAACAGCACCCCGGTCTACCAGCTCTGGTGGGAGATGTTCCCGACCAACGCGATCCAGCCGGTCCTGACCATCAACGCCGGCGACTCCGTCAGTGCCGACGTCACCTACAACGCGGCGACCGCGCAGTACACGATCACCGTCGCGGACGCCACCCAGCACACGAGTTTCACCACCACGCAGACGTGCGCGGCCAACCTCGTCTGCTCGCGGAGCAGCGCCGATTGGATCGTCGAGGCGGTGGGCCGGTTCGGGACCGGCAACTTCTTCCCCCTGGCCAACTACGGCCAGGCGCTGATGAACAACTCGGTCGCCACGGACAACGCGGGCCACAGCGGGTCGATGACCTCGAACTCGACCTGGCAGCGGACCAGGATCCAGGAGCAGGACGCGACCACCACCTACGCCACGACCGGCAACACCAGTACGAACGGGCAGAACTTCGCGGTCACCTGGGCGCACCAGTGA